A region of Hydrogenimonas cancrithermarum DNA encodes the following proteins:
- a CDS encoding YaaA family protein has translation MTILFAPSEGKKSGGSLPPIDKSAFCFPELYPRRIEVVERYDSFVKTAPIEALQKLFGIKDESAIEHYRTDIFERPTMRAVERYNGVAYDYLDYTNLPDKAKNYIDEHLIIFSNLFGPVCAKDRIPEYKLKQGEPIGDFAPERFYKEHFGKLLDDYLETHSPVVDLRARFYEKFYKIPMPYITMKFLKNGKTVSHWAKAYRGIVLKNMARYGIMDEKSLLAMDIENLSVVEIREIKNRKEIIYEITA, from the coding sequence GTGACGATCCTTTTTGCGCCCAGCGAAGGAAAAAAGAGCGGCGGGTCGCTTCCGCCCATCGATAAAAGTGCCTTCTGTTTTCCCGAACTTTACCCTCGCCGGATCGAAGTGGTCGAACGGTACGACTCATTTGTCAAAACCGCCCCGATCGAAGCCCTACAAAAACTCTTCGGCATCAAAGATGAAAGCGCGATCGAACACTACCGTACCGACATCTTCGAACGGCCGACGATGAGAGCCGTGGAGCGCTACAATGGTGTCGCCTACGACTACCTGGATTATACGAACCTCCCCGACAAAGCAAAAAATTACATCGATGAACACCTGATCATCTTTTCCAATCTTTTCGGCCCCGTCTGCGCCAAAGACCGCATCCCCGAGTACAAACTGAAACAGGGTGAGCCTATCGGCGACTTCGCACCAGAGAGGTTTTACAAAGAGCATTTCGGCAAGCTTCTCGACGACTATCTCGAAACACACAGCCCCGTCGTCGACCTTCGCGCAAGATTTTACGAAAAGTTTTACAAGATTCCGATGCCCTATATCACGATGAAATTTCTAAAAAATGGCAAAACGGTCAGCCACTGGGCCAAAGCCTACCGGGGCATTGTCTTGAAAAATATGGCACGATACGGCATTATGGATGAGAAGAGCCTGCTGGCGATGGATATAGAAAATCTTTCCGTCGTCGAAATCAGAGAGATAAAAAACAGAAAAGAGATCATATACGAGATAACGGCATGA
- a CDS encoding arginyltransferase has protein sequence MNIQENSEHSIDFCMLDYPCSYLPEKNTRMFYRYMRHADKKLVSELIRRGWRRFGCYFFHPICAGCNGCKSLRVNAEAFTLTKSQKRVIKKNRDTLIYIQKPSMTQEHLDLYNRYHKFKSETSAWKYTPINPQLYYENFVDGAHDFGKEILYFIDGKLVGVDLVDICEDGISAIYFYYDPDYAKYSLGTYSLLMQIQFAKQMGLEWIYLGYWVEGCRSFAYKTNFKPIEVLEGFPPLTQEPKWQPLKNENLHD, from the coding sequence ATGAATATTCAGGAAAACAGCGAACACTCCATCGACTTCTGTATGCTCGACTATCCATGCAGTTACCTGCCGGAGAAGAATACGAGGATGTTTTACCGCTATATGCGCCATGCCGACAAAAAACTGGTGAGCGAACTTATCCGCAGAGGATGGCGGCGGTTCGGATGCTACTTCTTCCATCCGATCTGTGCCGGCTGCAACGGCTGTAAAAGCCTTCGTGTCAATGCTGAAGCGTTCACGCTTACAAAATCGCAAAAGCGTGTCATCAAAAAAAATCGTGACACTCTCATTTATATACAAAAACCGAGTATGACCCAAGAGCATCTCGACCTCTACAACCGCTACCATAAATTCAAAAGCGAAACGAGTGCGTGGAAATACACCCCTATCAACCCGCAGCTCTACTACGAAAATTTCGTCGATGGAGCCCACGATTTCGGCAAAGAGATTCTCTACTTCATCGACGGCAAACTGGTCGGCGTGGACCTCGTCGACATTTGTGAAGACGGTATCAGCGCCATCTACTTCTACTACGATCCCGACTATGCGAAATATTCTCTCGGCACCTACTCGCTTCTGATGCAGATTCAGTTCGCCAAACAGATGGGCCTCGAATGGATCTATCTTGGCTACTGGGTCGAAGGATGCCGATCATTTGCCTACAAAACGAACTTCAAACCGATAGAGGTCCTGGAGGGATTCCCGCCGCTTACCCAAGAACCGAAGTGGCAACCGCTCAAAAACGAAAACCTCCACGACTAA